The following coding sequences are from one Homalodisca vitripennis isolate AUS2020 chromosome 7, UT_GWSS_2.1, whole genome shotgun sequence window:
- the LOC124366513 gene encoding uncharacterized protein LOC124366513, which produces MWIVVPLAISIIATGSGYFETVDAQQYWNYQDYPESPSYNTWSAPTGNEEHGLLQMVSRLCPNCLQSGGIDEVSGIPGLRNAIEYSYFNTIKPSMNEMFYKYGIDKGAAYRYADSLCNRNSQMISFLPGNDVVNMLCSDIHETVQQENL; this is translated from the exons ATGTGGATTGTTGTACCTTTGGCAATATCGATAATCGCTACTGGGTCGGGATATTTTGAAACAGTGGACGCCCAGCAGTACTGGAACTATCAG GATTATCCTGAGAGTCCCTCCTACAACACCTGGAGTGCTCCAACTGGGAATGAAGAGCATGGGTTGCTACAAATGGTTTCCAGACTGTGTCCCAACTGCCTACAATCGGGTGGAATAGATGAGGTCTCCGGCATTCCAGGTTTAAGAAATGCCATTGAATATTCATATTTCAACACGATAAAGCCATCCAtgaatgaaatgttttacaaatacgGAATTGACAAAGGAGCCGCGTACAGATACGCTGACAGTCTGTGTAATAGGAATTCACAAATGATATCATTCCTACCCGGCAATGACGTGGTGAACATGCTTTGCTCTGATATTCATGAGACGGTGCAACAGGAAAATTTGTAA